A DNA window from Camelina sativa cultivar DH55 chromosome 13, Cs, whole genome shotgun sequence contains the following coding sequences:
- the LOC104735949 gene encoding calcium-binding protein 39 — protein MSFSFFKPSRPKTPQEVVKAIRDSLIALDTKTVVEVKSLEKALEEVEKNFSSLRGMLSGDGEAEPNAADQAVQLALEFCKEDVISLVIHKLHILGWEARKDLLHCWSILLKQKVGETYCFVQYVEDHFELLDSLVVCYDNKEIALHCGSMLRECIKFPSLAKYILESACFELFFKFVELPNFDVASDAFSTFKDLLTKHDSVVSEFLTSHYSEFFDVYERLLTSSNYVTRRQSLKLLSDFLLETPNSHIMKKFILEVRYLKVIMTLLKDSSKNIQISAFHIFKIFVANPNKPQEVKIILARNHEKLLELLHNLSPGKGSEDDQFEEEKELIIEEIQKMSSLQNLKL, from the exons AtgtccttctccttcttcaagcCCTCAAGGCCTAAAACGCCTCAAGAGGTCGTTAAGGCCATCAGAGACAGTCTTATCGCTCTCGACACCAAGACCGTCGTCGAAGTTAAATCCCTCGagaag gcTCTGGAAGAAGTTGAGAAGAATTTTTCTTCTCTGAGAGGAATGCTTTCTGGAGATGGTGAGGCTGAACCAAATGCTGCTGATCAAGCTGTACAGTTAGCATTAGAGTTTTGCAAAGAAGATGTTATCTCTCTTGTTATTCATAAGCTACACATTTTGGGATGGGAA GCAAGAAAAGATTTACTGCATTGCTGGTCTATCTTGTTGAAGCAAAAAGTCGGCGAGACTTATTGCTTTGTGCAGTACGTTGAAGATCATTTCGAGTTGCTTGACTCTTTGGTTGTATG CTATGACAACAAGGAGATTGCTCTGCATTGTGGAAGTATGCTTAGGGAATGCATTAAATTCCCAAGTCTTGCTAA GTATATTTTAGAGTCTGCCTGCTTTGAATTATTCTTCAAATTTGTGGAGTTGCCTAACTTTGATGTTGCTTCTGATGCATTTTCAACATTCAAG GATCTTCTCACAAAACATGACTCTGTTGTCTCCGAGTTTCTCACCTCTCATTACAGTGAG TTCTTTGATGTTTATGAAAGACTTTTGACATCTTCAAATTATGTGACGAGAAGGCAATCACTGAAG CTTCTCTCAGATTTCCTTTTGGAGACTCCAAATTCACACATAATGAAGAAATTTATCTTAGAAGTTCGTTATCTGAAAGTCATAATGACACTTTTGAAG GACTCGagcaaaaatattcaaatatcaGCCTTCCATATATTTAAG ATCTTTGTTGCGAACCCTAATAAGCCACAAGAAGTGAAGATCATTTTGGCAAGAAACCATGAGAAATTACTCGAACTTCTTCACAATTTGTCCCCTGGTAAAG GTTCCGAAGATGATCAATTCGAAGAGGAAAAGGAGCTGATCATCGAAGAGATCCAAAAGATGTCTAGCCTGCAAAACCTCAAACTTTAA
- the LOC104735951 gene encoding pentatricopeptide repeat-containing protein At5g18950-like isoform X1 has protein sequence MSRGQSYLISLFRNRTRQSPNTQLRSLTLEPRDSESNPNEQKCAGGGTYTEMAKTVSTIMRERQRWQQTLVSDFPSFNFADPLFFRELLKSQNNVLFSLWFFRWLCSNYDYTPDPVSLNLLFGALLDAKAVKAAKSFLDTTGFNPEPTLLELYVKFLSEDGLVEEAVDVYNVLKETGISPTVVTCNAVLLGCLKARKLNLFWELHKGMMESEVDLERIRCLVLIRCRD, from the exons ATGAGTAGAGGTCAGTCGTATTTGATCAGTCTCTTTAGAAACCGAACTCGACAGAGTCCTAATACCCAGTTACGGAGTCTAACTCTCGAGCCTCGGGATAGTGAATCCAATCCCAATGAGCAGAAATGCGCCGGCGGTGGAACGTATACGGAGATGGCCAAAACCGTCTCTACGATcatgagagagagacagagatggCAACAAACTCTGGTATCTGATTTCCCGTCTTTTAATTTCGCTGATCCTTTGTTTTTCCGGGAACTGTTGAAATCTCAGAACAATGTTCTGTTTTCTCTGTGGTTCTTTCGATGGTTGTGTTCGAACTACGATTACACACCTGATCCTGTTTCTTTAAATCTTCTCTTTGGTGCCCTTTTGGATGCAAAAGCCGTGAAAGCTGCTAAAAGTTTTCTCGATACCACTGGTTTTAACCCTGAGCCCACTTTATTAGAGCTATACGTTAAGTTTCTTAGTGAAGATGGGTTG GTAGAGGAAGCTGTTGATGTGTATAATGTACTCAAAGAGACTGGGATTAGCCCTACAGTTGTGACCTGCAATGCTGTTTTATTAGGTTGCTTGAAAGCGAGGAAACTAAATCTTTTTTGGGAACTTCACAAGGGAATGATGGAATCTGAGGTTGATCTTGAGAGGATCCGGTGTTTGGTTCTGATAAGATGCAGGGACTGA
- the LOC104735950 gene encoding protein FAR1-RELATED SEQUENCE 12 isoform X1 has protein sequence MENVDTELNSFNNMVAKAYPVRVLHHNNNNNGVNEDEEGGSGGVEPYVGLEFDTAEEAREYYNGYAIRTGFKVRTGQLYRSRTDGTVSSRRFVCSKEGFQLNSRTGCTAFIRVQRRDTGKWVLDQIQKEHNHELGGETQVEETTPRPSRAPAPTKLGVTVNPHRPKMKVVDESDREPRSCPGGGFKRFKGGGSEGEVSDDHHHQMQQSKAVTGTEPYAGLEFGSANEACQFYQAYAEVVGFRVRIGQLFRSKVDGSITSRRFVCSREGFQHPSRMGCGAYMRIKRQDSGGWIVDRLNKDHNHDLEPGKKNDAGMKKITDDGTGGLDSVDLIELNDFGNNNNNHIKKTRENRIGEEWYPLLLDYFQSRQTEDMGFFYAVELDVSNGSCMSIFWADSRARFACSQFGDTVVFDTSYRKGNYAVPFATVIGFNHHRQPVLLGCAMVADESKEAFLWLFQTWLRAMSGRRPRSIVADQDLHIQQALVQVFPGAHHRYSAWQVREKEQENLRPFPSEFKYEYEKCIYQTQTTVEFDSVWSALINKYGLRDDIWLREIYEQRENWVPAYLRASFFAGIPINGTTESFFGASLDALTPLREFISRYEQALEQRREEERKEDFNSYNLQPFLQTKEPVEEQCRRLYTLTVFRIFQSELVQSYNYLCLKTYEEGAISRFLVRKCGNESEKHAVTFSASNLNSSCSCQMFEHEGLLCRHILKVFNLLDIRELPSRYILHRWTKNAEFGFVRDMESGVSAQDLKALMVWSLREAASKYIEFGTSSLEKYKLAYEIMREGGKKLCWQR, from the exons ATGGAGAA TGTAGATACTGAGCTTAACAGTTTCAACAACATGGTTGCTAAAGCATACCCTGTACGGGTTCtgcatcacaacaacaacaacaacggtgtaaatgaagatgaagaaggtggCTCAGGAGGAGTTGAACCTTACGTTGGTTTAGAATTCGATACCGCTGAGGAAGCACGTGAGTACTACAACGGTTACGCCATTCGAACGGGTTTTAAGGTTAGGACTGGTCAGTTGTATAGATCAAGAACTGATGGTACGGTTTCGTCTAGGAGGTTTGTGTGTTCAAAAGAAGGTTTTCAGCTGAATTCTAGAACTGGATGCACCGCGTTTATTCGCGTGCAGAGACGTGATACAGGGAAATGGGTTCTTGACCAGATACAGAAAGAGCATAACCATGAGCTTGGAGGTGAGACTCAGGTTGAGGAGACGACTCCACGTCCTTCCAGAGCTCCTGCTCCTACTAAGCTAGGTGTAACCGTTAATCCACATAGACCTAAGATGAAAGTTGTTGATGAGTCTGATAGAGAACCACGGTCTTGCCCTGGTGGTGGTTTCAAACGCTTTAAAGGCGGTGGTAGTGAAGGAGAAGTGAGTgacgatcatcatcatcaaatgcaGCAATCTAAGGCTGTTACTGGTACTGAGCCGTATGCAGGGTTGGAGTTTGGTTCGGCTAATGAAGCGTGTCAGTTTTATCAGGCTTATGCTGAAGTTGTTGGGTTTAGAGTTCGGATTGGTCAGTTGTTCCGTTCGAAAGTCGATGGATCAATCACATCGAGACGGTTTGTTTGTTCGAGAGAAGGGTTTCAGCATCCTTCAAGAATGGGTTGTGGAGCTTACATGAGGATCAAAAGACAAGACTCTGGTGGTTGGATCGTTGACCGTCTCAATAAAGATCATAATCATGACCTTGAACCAGGGAAGAAGAATGACGCCGGTATGAAAAAGATAACGGATGATGGAACTGGAGGATTAGACTCCGTTGATCTTATTGAACTAAACGACTtcggcaacaacaacaacaaccacatcAAGAAAACACGAGAGAACAGAATCGGTGAAGAATGGTATCCACTGCTTCTTGACTATTTTCAGTCTAGACAAACCGAGGACATGGGATTCTTTTACGCAGTCGAGTTGGATGTCAGTAATGGAAGCTGTATGAGCATCTTTTGGGCGGATAGCAGAGCAAGATTCGCTTGTAGTCAGTTTGGTGATACTGTTGTTTTCGATACTTCATACCGTAAAGGAAACTACGCTGTTCCGTTTGCTACTGTCATTGGTTTTAACCATCACAGGCAACCTGTGCTTCTTGGCTGTGCCATGGTTGCTGACGAATCTAAAGAGGCTTTCTTGTGGTTGTTTCAGACATGGCTTCGCGCTATGTCAGGTCGTCGTCCAAGATCCATTGTAGCTGATCAAGATTTGCATATTCAGCAAGCTTTGGTCCAAGTCTTCCCCGGTGCACATCACCGGTACTCAGCTTGGCAAGTTAGGGAAAAGGAGCAGGAGAATCTCAGACCGTTTCCAAGTGAGTTCAAGTATGAATACGAGAAATGTATATACCAGACTCAGACAACGGTTGAGTTTGACTCAGTTTGGAGTGCTCTCATCAACAAATACGGTCTTAGAGACGATATTTGGCTCAGAGAGATCTATGAACAGCGTGAGAATTGGGTTCCCGCGTATCTAAGAGCAAGCTTCTTCGCTGGAATCCCAATAAATGGAACCACTGAGTCTTTCTTTGGTGCTTCACTTGACGCTCTGACGCCTCTCAGAGAATTCATTTCTCGATATGAACAAGCACTTGAGCAGAGACGGGAGGAGGAAAGAAAAGAGGATTTTAATTCTTACAACCTGCAGCCGTTTCTGCAGACAAAAGAACCAGTGGAAGAACAATGCAGAAGACTCTACACGCTAACAGTGTTCAGAATCTTCCAGAGCGAACTCGTACAGTCTTACAACTACCTCTGTTTAAAGACATACGAAGAAGGAGCAATCAGTAGATTCCTGGTGAGGAAATGTGGGAATGAGAGTGAGAAACACGCTGTGACTTTCAGTGCGTCGAATCTTAATTCGAGTTGCAGCTGTCAGATGTTTGAGCACGAAGGACTTCTCTGTAGACATATCTTGAAAGTGTTTAATCTTTTGGACATAAGAGAGCTCCCGTCTCGGTATATACTGCACCGATGGACCAAGAACGCGGAGTTTGGGTTTGTGCGTGATATGGAATCAGGCGTGAGTGCTCAGGATCTTAAGGCCTTGATGGTTTGGAGTTTGAGAGAGGCTGCTTCTAAGTACATAGAGTTTGGGACTTCGTCTCTGGAGAAGTATAAGCTTGCTTATGAAATTATGCGTGAGGGTGGGAAGAAACTTTGTTGGCAGAGATGA
- the LOC104735950 gene encoding protein FAR1-RELATED SEQUENCE 12 isoform X2 — translation MVAKAYPVRVLHHNNNNNGVNEDEEGGSGGVEPYVGLEFDTAEEAREYYNGYAIRTGFKVRTGQLYRSRTDGTVSSRRFVCSKEGFQLNSRTGCTAFIRVQRRDTGKWVLDQIQKEHNHELGGETQVEETTPRPSRAPAPTKLGVTVNPHRPKMKVVDESDREPRSCPGGGFKRFKGGGSEGEVSDDHHHQMQQSKAVTGTEPYAGLEFGSANEACQFYQAYAEVVGFRVRIGQLFRSKVDGSITSRRFVCSREGFQHPSRMGCGAYMRIKRQDSGGWIVDRLNKDHNHDLEPGKKNDAGMKKITDDGTGGLDSVDLIELNDFGNNNNNHIKKTRENRIGEEWYPLLLDYFQSRQTEDMGFFYAVELDVSNGSCMSIFWADSRARFACSQFGDTVVFDTSYRKGNYAVPFATVIGFNHHRQPVLLGCAMVADESKEAFLWLFQTWLRAMSGRRPRSIVADQDLHIQQALVQVFPGAHHRYSAWQVREKEQENLRPFPSEFKYEYEKCIYQTQTTVEFDSVWSALINKYGLRDDIWLREIYEQRENWVPAYLRASFFAGIPINGTTESFFGASLDALTPLREFISRYEQALEQRREEERKEDFNSYNLQPFLQTKEPVEEQCRRLYTLTVFRIFQSELVQSYNYLCLKTYEEGAISRFLVRKCGNESEKHAVTFSASNLNSSCSCQMFEHEGLLCRHILKVFNLLDIRELPSRYILHRWTKNAEFGFVRDMESGVSAQDLKALMVWSLREAASKYIEFGTSSLEKYKLAYEIMREGGKKLCWQR, via the coding sequence ATGGTTGCTAAAGCATACCCTGTACGGGTTCtgcatcacaacaacaacaacaacggtgtaaatgaagatgaagaaggtggCTCAGGAGGAGTTGAACCTTACGTTGGTTTAGAATTCGATACCGCTGAGGAAGCACGTGAGTACTACAACGGTTACGCCATTCGAACGGGTTTTAAGGTTAGGACTGGTCAGTTGTATAGATCAAGAACTGATGGTACGGTTTCGTCTAGGAGGTTTGTGTGTTCAAAAGAAGGTTTTCAGCTGAATTCTAGAACTGGATGCACCGCGTTTATTCGCGTGCAGAGACGTGATACAGGGAAATGGGTTCTTGACCAGATACAGAAAGAGCATAACCATGAGCTTGGAGGTGAGACTCAGGTTGAGGAGACGACTCCACGTCCTTCCAGAGCTCCTGCTCCTACTAAGCTAGGTGTAACCGTTAATCCACATAGACCTAAGATGAAAGTTGTTGATGAGTCTGATAGAGAACCACGGTCTTGCCCTGGTGGTGGTTTCAAACGCTTTAAAGGCGGTGGTAGTGAAGGAGAAGTGAGTgacgatcatcatcatcaaatgcaGCAATCTAAGGCTGTTACTGGTACTGAGCCGTATGCAGGGTTGGAGTTTGGTTCGGCTAATGAAGCGTGTCAGTTTTATCAGGCTTATGCTGAAGTTGTTGGGTTTAGAGTTCGGATTGGTCAGTTGTTCCGTTCGAAAGTCGATGGATCAATCACATCGAGACGGTTTGTTTGTTCGAGAGAAGGGTTTCAGCATCCTTCAAGAATGGGTTGTGGAGCTTACATGAGGATCAAAAGACAAGACTCTGGTGGTTGGATCGTTGACCGTCTCAATAAAGATCATAATCATGACCTTGAACCAGGGAAGAAGAATGACGCCGGTATGAAAAAGATAACGGATGATGGAACTGGAGGATTAGACTCCGTTGATCTTATTGAACTAAACGACTtcggcaacaacaacaacaaccacatcAAGAAAACACGAGAGAACAGAATCGGTGAAGAATGGTATCCACTGCTTCTTGACTATTTTCAGTCTAGACAAACCGAGGACATGGGATTCTTTTACGCAGTCGAGTTGGATGTCAGTAATGGAAGCTGTATGAGCATCTTTTGGGCGGATAGCAGAGCAAGATTCGCTTGTAGTCAGTTTGGTGATACTGTTGTTTTCGATACTTCATACCGTAAAGGAAACTACGCTGTTCCGTTTGCTACTGTCATTGGTTTTAACCATCACAGGCAACCTGTGCTTCTTGGCTGTGCCATGGTTGCTGACGAATCTAAAGAGGCTTTCTTGTGGTTGTTTCAGACATGGCTTCGCGCTATGTCAGGTCGTCGTCCAAGATCCATTGTAGCTGATCAAGATTTGCATATTCAGCAAGCTTTGGTCCAAGTCTTCCCCGGTGCACATCACCGGTACTCAGCTTGGCAAGTTAGGGAAAAGGAGCAGGAGAATCTCAGACCGTTTCCAAGTGAGTTCAAGTATGAATACGAGAAATGTATATACCAGACTCAGACAACGGTTGAGTTTGACTCAGTTTGGAGTGCTCTCATCAACAAATACGGTCTTAGAGACGATATTTGGCTCAGAGAGATCTATGAACAGCGTGAGAATTGGGTTCCCGCGTATCTAAGAGCAAGCTTCTTCGCTGGAATCCCAATAAATGGAACCACTGAGTCTTTCTTTGGTGCTTCACTTGACGCTCTGACGCCTCTCAGAGAATTCATTTCTCGATATGAACAAGCACTTGAGCAGAGACGGGAGGAGGAAAGAAAAGAGGATTTTAATTCTTACAACCTGCAGCCGTTTCTGCAGACAAAAGAACCAGTGGAAGAACAATGCAGAAGACTCTACACGCTAACAGTGTTCAGAATCTTCCAGAGCGAACTCGTACAGTCTTACAACTACCTCTGTTTAAAGACATACGAAGAAGGAGCAATCAGTAGATTCCTGGTGAGGAAATGTGGGAATGAGAGTGAGAAACACGCTGTGACTTTCAGTGCGTCGAATCTTAATTCGAGTTGCAGCTGTCAGATGTTTGAGCACGAAGGACTTCTCTGTAGACATATCTTGAAAGTGTTTAATCTTTTGGACATAAGAGAGCTCCCGTCTCGGTATATACTGCACCGATGGACCAAGAACGCGGAGTTTGGGTTTGTGCGTGATATGGAATCAGGCGTGAGTGCTCAGGATCTTAAGGCCTTGATGGTTTGGAGTTTGAGAGAGGCTGCTTCTAAGTACATAGAGTTTGGGACTTCGTCTCTGGAGAAGTATAAGCTTGCTTATGAAATTATGCGTGAGGGTGGGAAGAAACTTTGTTGGCAGAGATGA
- the LOC104735951 gene encoding pentatricopeptide repeat-containing protein At5g18950-like isoform X2, which produces MSRGQSYLISLFRNRTRQSPNTQLRSLTLEPRDSESNPNEQKCAGGGTYTEMAKTVSTIMRERQRWQQTLVSDFPSFNFADPLFFRELLKSQNNVLFSLWFFRWLCSNYDYTPDPVSLNLLFGALLDAKAVKAAKSFLDTTGFNPEPTLLELYVKFLSEDGLVEEAVDVYNVLKETGISPTVVTCNAVLLGCLKARKLNLFWELHKGMMESEVDLERIRCLVLIRCRD; this is translated from the exons ATGAGTAGAGGTCAGTCGTATTTGATCAGTCTCTTTAGAAACCGAACTCGACAGAGTCCTAATACCCAGTTACGGAGTCTAACTCTCGAGCCTCGGGATAGTGAATCCAATCCCAATGAGCAGAAATGCGCCGGCGGTGGAACGTATACGGAGATGGCCAAAACCGTCTCTACGATcatgagagagagacagagatggCAACAAACTCTGGTATCTGATTTCCCGTCTTTTAATTTCGCTGATCCTTTGTTTTTCCGGGAACTGTTGAAATCTCAGAACAATGTTCTGTTTTCTCTGTGGTTCTTTCGATGGTTGTGTTCGAACTACGATTACACACCTGATCCTGTTTCTTTAAATCTTCTCTTTGGTGCCCTTTTGGATGCAAAAGCCGTGAAAGCTGCTAAAAGTTTTCTCGATACCACTGGTTTTAACCCTGAGCCCACTTTATTAGAGCTATACGTTAAGTTTCTTAGTGAAGATGGGTTGGTAGAGGAAGCTGTTGATGTGTATAATGTACTCAAAGAGACTGGGATTAGCCCTACAGTTGTGACCTGCAATGCTGTTTTATTAGGTTGCTTGAAAGCGAGGAAACTAAATCTTTTTTGGGAACTTCACAAGGGAATGATGGAATCTGAGGTTGATCTTGAGAGGATCCGGTGTTTGGTTCTGATAAG ATGCAGGGACTGA